In Paenibacillus sp. BIC5C1, a genomic segment contains:
- a CDS encoding DUF2167 domain-containing protein, with the protein MKRWLASLLAILLIASFQAPFSTTASAESESNSSTEDYQWIDGPSNVVLDNKATLNVAENLSYLDAANTQRFLEDTDSFPNGTEIGSIYGAGENSNWYVIFEYNDTGHVDDSEKDDLDADELLDSYKRGTEEQNEKTTPENQLFITGWEIEPAYDSSKHQLIYSLGLEDAEREKLVNYNVNVLTREGYIGVILVTDSANFEENRKQFENSVLNQLNVIKGNTYEDFDASVDKKSELGLTSLILGGAGVAVAKKVGLLLLLKKGWFVIVAAIVGAFGWIRRKLTGRKKEADPGDQNSLSPAEEAYQQHAAGQESAGSDSQQTDGHSDTDPNKR; encoded by the coding sequence ATGAAAAGATGGTTAGCCTCTCTACTCGCAATTTTGCTTATCGCCTCATTTCAAGCTCCATTCTCGACCACAGCATCTGCAGAAAGTGAAAGCAATAGCTCCACCGAAGATTATCAATGGATTGATGGGCCTTCAAACGTAGTACTTGATAACAAAGCAACATTAAACGTAGCTGAAAATCTCTCCTATCTCGATGCAGCTAACACCCAAAGGTTCCTGGAAGACACGGACTCCTTCCCCAATGGAACGGAAATCGGAAGCATCTATGGCGCCGGCGAAAACTCCAACTGGTATGTTATCTTTGAATATAACGATACCGGTCATGTCGACGACAGTGAAAAAGACGATCTGGACGCCGATGAACTGCTCGATAGCTACAAAAGAGGTACAGAAGAACAAAATGAGAAAACAACACCCGAAAACCAGCTGTTTATCACCGGATGGGAAATTGAGCCCGCCTATGACAGCAGCAAACATCAATTGATCTATTCTCTTGGTCTTGAGGATGCAGAGCGGGAAAAACTCGTCAATTACAATGTGAATGTACTCACCCGTGAAGGATACATCGGTGTTATCCTCGTTACGGATAGTGCCAATTTTGAAGAAAACCGCAAACAGTTTGAAAACTCCGTGCTTAACCAGCTCAACGTGATTAAAGGAAACACCTATGAAGATTTTGATGCATCCGTAGACAAAAAATCAGAACTTGGCCTGACCAGTCTGATTCTCGGTGGTGCTGGTGTAGCTGTAGCTAAGAAAGTCGGATTATTGCTTTTGCTCAAAAAAGGATGGTTTGTCATCGTGGCCGCTATTGTTGGTGCTTTCGGATGGATTCGTCGCAAGCTGACTGGACGCAAAAAGGAGGCTGACCCTGGAGATCAGAATTCGCTATCTCCTGCAGAGGAAGCTTACCAACAGCATGCTGCTGGTCAGGAGTCAGCAGGCTCTGATAGCCAACAAACAGATGGACATTCGGATACTGATCCGAATAAACGTTAA
- a CDS encoding NAD(P)/FAD-dependent oxidoreductase — translation MKNFVILGGGYGGLTIIKELLEGKIPSDTQIVLVDRSPFQGLKTEYYALAAGTVSDYDLRIQFPVSDKVTYRYGEVTSIDLEQRQIEFEGQDPLEYDKLVIGLGCTDRFHNTPGAEEYSCTIQSFSKTRETYLRLNEVKAYGNVHIVGGGLSGVEMAAELRESRPDLNISILDRGERVLSAFPQRLSAYVHEWFGEHQVETRGHIAISRLEPNAIFNRDEEILTDAVVWTAGIQPVKVVQDLDVTKDPQGRVVLNEYYQIPEYTDVYVVGDCASVPYAPSGQAAEVQGEQIAHIQHALWKGEKPNPQPLKLRGTLGALGKKAGFGLMGKTSMMGRVPRILKSGVLWMSKRHLG, via the coding sequence AAGGTAAGATCCCGTCAGATACACAAATCGTGTTAGTGGACCGCAGCCCCTTCCAAGGATTGAAAACTGAATATTACGCACTCGCAGCAGGGACCGTATCCGATTATGACCTGCGTATCCAATTCCCAGTCAGCGACAAAGTCACTTATCGTTATGGAGAAGTAACTTCGATTGACTTGGAACAACGTCAGATTGAATTTGAAGGCCAGGACCCATTGGAATATGACAAGCTCGTAATTGGACTTGGATGTACAGACCGATTCCACAATACGCCGGGAGCCGAGGAATATAGCTGTACGATTCAAAGCTTCAGCAAAACACGGGAAACCTACCTTCGTCTTAACGAAGTTAAAGCTTATGGTAATGTGCATATCGTCGGCGGTGGCTTGAGCGGCGTCGAGATGGCTGCCGAGCTTCGTGAGAGCAGACCGGACCTGAACATCAGTATCCTGGACCGTGGTGAACGTGTATTATCCGCTTTTCCGCAGCGCTTGTCGGCTTATGTTCATGAATGGTTCGGCGAACATCAGGTCGAGACACGCGGACATATTGCCATTTCCCGACTTGAACCAAATGCCATTTTCAACCGGGATGAGGAAATTCTAACGGATGCGGTAGTATGGACTGCCGGAATTCAGCCCGTAAAAGTTGTACAGGATCTCGATGTGACCAAGGATCCACAAGGTCGTGTCGTACTGAACGAATATTATCAAATTCCTGAATATACCGATGTCTATGTAGTAGGTGACTGCGCCAGCGTGCCTTATGCACCAAGCGGTCAGGCTGCCGAAGTACAGGGTGAACAAATCGCCCATATTCAGCATGCCCTCTGGAAAGGCGAAAAGCCCAATCCGCAGCCACTCAAACTTCGTGGCACACTCGGTGCACTCGGCAAGAAGGCTGGATTTGGGCTGATGGGCAAAACGTCCATGATGGGACGTGTGCCACGTATTCTAAAAAGCGGTGTGCTCTGGATGTCCAAGCGTCATCTCGGTTAA
- a CDS encoding thioredoxin family protein yields MEKITSKPEFDVAIQSPRLTVAVFKADWCGDCKYIDPFMPEVEEKFARELKLVEVDVDQVGTVSEEQNILGIPSFVAYTDGRELVRYVNKLRKSREEIEQFLQRAVEVYNTIHK; encoded by the coding sequence ATGGAAAAGATTACATCGAAACCGGAGTTTGATGTGGCAATCCAATCTCCGCGTTTGACTGTAGCTGTATTTAAGGCAGATTGGTGTGGTGATTGCAAGTACATCGATCCGTTTATGCCTGAAGTTGAAGAGAAGTTTGCTCGTGAGCTGAAGTTGGTTGAGGTCGACGTAGATCAGGTGGGTACAGTGAGCGAAGAGCAAAATATCCTCGGCATCCCTAGCTTTGTAGCTTACACAGATGGCCGAGAACTTGTGCGTTATGTGAATAAACTGCGCAAGTCAAGAGAAGAGATTGAGCAATTCCTGCAGCGTGCAGTTGAGGTGTATAACACGATTCATAAATAA
- a CDS encoding SDR family oxidoreductase yields MKGKIALITGSAKGLGKMTALSLADQGCHIALNYVHSRTEAESLQAQIIAKGVRCIAIQADISKKEEITMLVAQVEEKLGSIDILVNNAGPFVRERRLFAEYSEDEVQMLVQGNLLGPMLLDQRVLPEMRRKQWGRIIHFGFSHAGEARSWPHRAVYAAAKVGLVSFTKTLAVEEAPYGITVNMVCPGDIRGANKEKTIDEMAGITDEETPRGRPGSGEDIARVITYLCLDHSDFITGNIMDVSGGLDPIRPNIQREDA; encoded by the coding sequence GTGAAGGGAAAGATTGCCCTCATAACGGGAAGTGCCAAAGGTCTTGGTAAAATGACGGCCCTCAGTCTGGCGGATCAGGGTTGTCATATTGCTCTGAATTACGTACATAGCCGTACGGAAGCTGAGTCGTTACAGGCTCAGATTATTGCCAAGGGTGTGCGGTGTATTGCCATTCAGGCCGATATTTCCAAGAAAGAAGAGATCACCATGCTCGTTGCACAGGTTGAAGAGAAACTGGGCAGCATTGATATTCTTGTGAATAACGCGGGTCCTTTTGTCCGTGAACGTCGACTGTTTGCCGAGTATTCCGAAGATGAGGTTCAGATGCTTGTGCAAGGAAACCTGCTTGGACCGATGCTGCTGGATCAGCGTGTATTGCCGGAGATGCGGCGCAAGCAGTGGGGACGAATTATCCATTTTGGCTTCAGTCATGCGGGAGAAGCGAGGTCGTGGCCTCATCGGGCGGTTTATGCTGCTGCGAAGGTAGGTCTGGTTTCATTTACAAAGACACTTGCTGTGGAGGAAGCTCCCTACGGCATTACGGTTAATATGGTCTGTCCAGGTGATATTCGCGGTGCCAACAAAGAGAAAACGATTGATGAAATGGCAGGTATAACCGACGAGGAAACCCCGAGAGGACGTCCTGGGAGCGGTGAAGATATTGCGCGGGTGATCACTTATCTGTGTCTGGATCATTCCGATTTTATAACAGGTAACATTATGGATGTATCTGGAGGACTTGATCCGATTCGTCCTAACATACAGCGTGAGGATGCATAG
- a CDS encoding DUF2515 family protein, producing MTSVKTDSSESAHHGSILQMVRSIPGAAREVWRGKQAAWQASAQLRHPLRDMAWDSDMAATLQAEVERLLPGNENAFARNTLSALVCEEDCIILEEIKTLTQENNRSNITRTAAYLECYEQYPELHWALLAHMVSRNGGYHMTDLQSDLMHNLQNQTDREHMYRLLERCNALIFQDAYPQLLLYMNSRRIGRSCFHLLPHFHVSVFMIPFWERFWLERCSSLLSVALIINEQNYIESRVVQHPYFQKEVLSKPAFHLHNLAGLNHIVFPLGREKGLAGRVIEHFGKLDERIMFGKGLYAMLFGVEQVYTQVLEFARAVPHRGSRAEYWPGLFTAHEDEAGEAELYSQELLDQEWLVEGQRLYSPELLAVWGDTPYEPITRQDWLQNRDCLGHLTAPRRPWLFEMSHEHRYGMLKTALAHDAKTLTH from the coding sequence ATGACTTCCGTTAAAACAGATTCCTCCGAGTCTGCCCATCACGGGTCGATATTGCAGATGGTCCGATCCATCCCAGGTGCGGCTAGGGAAGTGTGGAGGGGAAAACAAGCGGCTTGGCAAGCCTCTGCACAGCTTCGTCATCCCTTGCGTGATATGGCTTGGGACTCTGATATGGCTGCAACCTTACAAGCAGAGGTGGAGCGCTTATTGCCTGGAAACGAGAATGCTTTTGCCCGCAATACGCTCAGTGCACTGGTCTGTGAAGAGGACTGCATCATTCTGGAAGAAATCAAAACATTAACGCAGGAAAACAACCGAAGTAACATCACTCGTACAGCAGCATACCTGGAATGTTACGAACAGTATCCCGAGCTGCATTGGGCCCTGCTTGCCCATATGGTATCCCGCAACGGCGGATATCACATGACCGATCTTCAGAGCGACCTTATGCACAATCTGCAAAATCAAACAGACCGTGAGCACATGTATCGATTACTGGAGCGATGCAATGCTCTCATTTTCCAGGACGCCTATCCACAGCTTCTATTGTATATGAACAGCCGCCGAATTGGACGGAGCTGTTTTCATTTGTTGCCCCATTTTCATGTATCGGTGTTCATGATACCGTTCTGGGAACGATTTTGGCTGGAGCGATGCAGCTCGCTGCTTAGTGTGGCATTAATTATTAATGAGCAGAACTATATCGAGAGCCGGGTGGTGCAGCATCCTTATTTTCAAAAAGAAGTGCTGTCCAAACCCGCATTCCATTTGCATAATCTGGCTGGGTTGAATCATATCGTATTTCCACTCGGACGGGAAAAAGGTCTTGCAGGCCGGGTTATTGAACATTTTGGCAAGCTGGATGAGCGGATTATGTTTGGCAAAGGCTTATATGCGATGCTGTTTGGCGTGGAACAAGTGTACACACAAGTATTGGAGTTTGCGCGCGCGGTTCCCCACCGTGGCTCACGTGCCGAATACTGGCCCGGTCTGTTCACCGCACATGAAGATGAAGCCGGAGAAGCTGAGCTCTATAGCCAGGAGCTGCTGGATCAAGAATGGCTAGTGGAAGGACAGCGGTTATATAGTCCTGAATTGCTGGCTGTATGGGGTGATACGCCGTACGAACCTATAACAAGGCAGGATTGGCTGCAAAATCGCGATTGTCTTGGTCATCTCACTGCCCCGCGCCGCCCCTGGCTGTTTGAGATGAGTCATGAACATCGGTATGGCATGTTGAAAACTGCATTGGCCCATGATGCCAAAACCTTGACGCATTAA
- a CDS encoding Cthe_2314 family HEPN domain-containing protein produces the protein MLRTLLGEKPRKNEGILKDAMEAMADTLELFQRQMHVDHDPTHDFRKLYIWTQGLISSLDELEQSCFAASHFRQKVKAGSTDDMTIPEKAEYARYVYFYKDGFIRCFAILDKLGTVLNEIFELNTTNVKTHYSYFTVLRQFGYDKLHYVLANELIRIKDSYREPMSKLRKRRNMEIHYMNSEMQDDLWQLHQTLQGKVKLEDLDQHLLELRQGVDMVCETLKAAYGYINEKWHKQVMHQSTN, from the coding sequence ATGCTGCGAACGTTGCTGGGTGAAAAGCCGCGTAAGAACGAAGGCATACTAAAGGACGCGATGGAAGCGATGGCGGACACGCTTGAGCTATTTCAGCGACAGATGCATGTGGATCATGATCCTACCCATGATTTTCGTAAACTGTATATATGGACCCAGGGATTGATCTCTTCGCTGGATGAATTGGAGCAAAGCTGTTTTGCAGCTTCCCATTTCCGTCAGAAAGTCAAAGCGGGCTCTACGGATGATATGACAATACCAGAAAAAGCAGAGTATGCCCGTTACGTCTATTTCTATAAGGATGGCTTCATCCGATGTTTTGCCATTCTGGATAAGTTAGGTACGGTATTGAATGAAATATTTGAGCTGAATACAACCAATGTTAAAACACATTATTCTTATTTCACCGTATTAAGACAGTTCGGATATGATAAGCTGCATTATGTTCTTGCCAATGAACTGATCCGGATCAAGGACTCATACCGTGAGCCGATGAGCAAATTGCGCAAACGACGAAACATGGAGATTCATTACATGAATTCCGAAATGCAGGATGATCTGTGGCAGCTGCACCAGACTTTGCAAGGGAAAGTAAAGCTGGAAGACCTGGATCAGCATCTTTTGGAACTCCGGCAGGGTGTGGATATGGTATGTGAGACGTTAAAAGCAGCCTATGGCTACATTAACGAGAAGTGGCATAAGCAGGTAATGCACCAATCGACGAACTAA
- a CDS encoding methionine ABC transporter permease, with the protein MDFSTVRWEEIGKASIETLQILGASGLFTIIIGLPLGVLLFMTARSASIQSQVVYTILSFIVNILRSVPFIILIVALIPFTRTLVGTATGVLGVIPPLVIAAAPYFARLVETTLREVDRGVIEAAQAMGASTGQIVRRVLLPEALPGLLAGITITIVTLVSYTAMAGMVGGGGLGTLAINYGYFRYQNEIMIISVVFMIILVQVLQMAGDRLVKWFTRK; encoded by the coding sequence ATGGATTTTTCAACGGTACGTTGGGAAGAAATAGGTAAGGCTTCTATTGAAACACTGCAAATCCTGGGAGCATCGGGCTTGTTCACGATCATCATTGGTTTGCCGCTAGGCGTATTGCTGTTTATGACGGCAAGGTCGGCTTCAATCCAGTCTCAAGTGGTGTACACGATACTATCGTTTATTGTAAACATTTTGCGCTCAGTGCCATTTATCATTCTGATTGTTGCACTCATTCCGTTTACGCGTACATTGGTCGGTACAGCGACAGGTGTGCTGGGTGTTATACCACCGCTCGTCATTGCCGCAGCTCCATACTTTGCCCGGTTGGTGGAAACTACACTGCGTGAAGTGGATCGTGGCGTCATTGAGGCAGCACAGGCGATGGGAGCTTCGACCGGACAGATTGTACGGCGTGTGCTTCTGCCAGAGGCATTACCGGGTCTTTTAGCTGGAATTACCATTACAATCGTAACCCTCGTTTCATACACGGCGATGGCGGGGATGGTTGGTGGTGGAGGTCTGGGAACATTGGCAATCAACTACGGATACTTCCGTTATCAGAATGAAATTATGATTATATCTGTTGTATTTATGATCATTCTGGTGCAAGTGCTTCAGATGGCTGGCGATCGTTTGGTTAAATGGTTCACCAGGAAATAA
- a CDS encoding NifU family protein produces MSENAQSTMYDEVSEVLDKLRPFLQRDGGDVELVDVEDGIIKLKLVGACGSCPSSTITLKAGIERALLEEVEGVEEVVQVF; encoded by the coding sequence ATGAGCGAAAACGCACAAAGCACCATGTATGATGAGGTATCTGAAGTGCTTGACAAACTTCGTCCGTTCCTGCAACGCGATGGCGGTGACGTGGAACTGGTCGACGTGGAGGACGGCATTATTAAGCTGAAACTGGTCGGTGCCTGCGGCAGCTGCCCAAGCTCCACCATTACCTTAAAAGCCGGGATTGAACGCGCCCTTCTCGAAGAAGTTGAGGGTGTCGAAGAAGTCGTACAAGTATTCTAA
- a CDS encoding MetQ/NlpA family ABC transporter substrate-binding protein, which produces MKKWSFALLSIMLIAVLAACGNNKDSDSGADNAGGAPRTVELKVGASPTPHAEILESIKPELEAEGIRLQIVTFNDYVQPNQQLEDKQLDANFFQHQPYLDTENKERGFHLVAVTPVHVEPFAGYSKKIKSLDELKDGAKVAIPNDPSNGGRGLLLLAKEGLITLKDNTNITSTIQDITANPKNLNIIELDAAMMPRQLDEADLVFINANYALEANLNPEKDALLIEDLQGNPYANILVSREDNKDADAIQKLAAALHSEEVKTFIKDRYQGAVEPAF; this is translated from the coding sequence ATGAAAAAATGGTCTTTTGCTCTACTTAGCATTATGCTGATTGCGGTTCTTGCGGCTTGCGGAAACAACAAGGATTCAGACAGCGGAGCTGACAATGCTGGAGGCGCACCGCGCACCGTAGAATTGAAAGTTGGAGCATCACCTACACCACATGCGGAAATTTTGGAAAGCATCAAGCCTGAACTCGAAGCTGAAGGTATTCGCTTGCAAATCGTGACTTTCAATGATTATGTTCAACCTAACCAACAGCTTGAAGATAAACAACTGGATGCGAACTTTTTCCAACACCAGCCTTACCTGGATACAGAGAACAAAGAACGTGGTTTCCACCTCGTTGCTGTAACACCTGTGCATGTTGAGCCATTTGCTGGCTATTCCAAAAAAATCAAATCATTGGATGAGTTGAAAGACGGCGCAAAAGTAGCCATCCCTAATGACCCATCCAACGGCGGTCGTGGACTGTTGTTGCTTGCAAAAGAAGGACTTATCACGCTGAAAGACAACACAAATATCACTTCTACGATTCAGGATATTACAGCCAATCCGAAAAACTTGAATATCATCGAGCTGGATGCAGCCATGATGCCTCGTCAACTGGATGAAGCAGACCTGGTATTCATCAACGCCAACTACGCGCTGGAAGCCAATCTGAACCCAGAGAAGGATGCGCTGCTGATTGAGGACCTGCAAGGTAACCCTTATGCAAACATCCTCGTATCCCGTGAAGATAACAAAGATGCAGATGCTATCCAAAAACTGGCTGCAGCTCTGCATTCCGAAGAGGTTAAAACATTCATCAAAGATCGTTATCAAGGTGCTGTAGAACCTGCGTTTTAA
- a CDS encoding methionine ABC transporter ATP-binding protein yields MIELKGLTKTYGKGSKSTTALSDLNLNIRKGEIFGVIGHSGAGKSTLIRCINLLERPTAGEVWVDGINLTDLNKSDLQQQRRKIGMIFQHFNLLSSATVYDNVAFPLKLVNTPKAAMDRKVKEMLALVGLEDHSNKYPAQLSGGQKQRVGIARALASDPNVLLCDEATSALDPQTTDSILKLLLDINEKYNLTIVLITHEMHVIQNICDQVAVIHQGGIVEQGPVTEVFLKPQHAITRDFMMRDHEVGIALEETALASADVSLQTNGASKLVKISFLGNKTYEAILSRTVRKTGVDFAILQGTISTIKQVPYGQLTVRFEGQSDEINLTIKELVDQGLDVEVLR; encoded by the coding sequence TTGATTGAATTAAAAGGTTTAACCAAGACGTACGGTAAAGGTTCAAAAAGTACGACGGCCTTATCCGATCTAAATTTGAATATCCGCAAGGGTGAAATATTTGGAGTTATCGGTCATTCCGGTGCAGGCAAGAGTACATTGATCCGTTGTATCAATTTGCTCGAACGCCCCACGGCAGGCGAGGTTTGGGTTGATGGAATCAACCTAACCGATCTCAATAAGTCTGATTTGCAGCAACAACGGCGTAAGATTGGCATGATTTTTCAACACTTTAATCTGTTATCCTCAGCTACGGTATATGACAATGTGGCTTTTCCTTTGAAGCTCGTTAATACGCCCAAGGCTGCAATGGATCGGAAAGTGAAGGAAATGCTCGCATTGGTTGGACTGGAGGACCACAGCAATAAATATCCGGCCCAACTGTCAGGCGGACAGAAGCAAAGGGTAGGTATTGCGAGAGCACTCGCGAGTGATCCGAACGTGCTGCTATGTGATGAGGCTACATCGGCACTGGATCCCCAGACAACCGATTCGATTCTGAAGTTATTGCTGGATATCAATGAAAAGTATAACCTCACGATTGTGCTAATCACCCATGAAATGCACGTGATCCAGAATATCTGTGATCAGGTGGCGGTTATCCATCAGGGGGGCATCGTGGAGCAAGGGCCGGTGACGGAAGTATTCCTCAAGCCGCAGCATGCCATTACGCGTGACTTTATGATGCGGGACCATGAGGTGGGAATTGCATTAGAAGAGACCGCTCTGGCGAGTGCAGATGTCTCATTACAGACGAACGGAGCTTCTAAGCTTGTGAAAATATCCTTCTTGGGCAATAAAACCTATGAGGCGATTTTGTCCAGAACAGTTCGTAAAACAGGAGTGGATTTCGCCATTTTGCAAGGCACCATTTCAACGATCAAACAAGTACCCTATGGACAGCTGACCGTTCGGTTTGAGGGGCAGTCAGATGAGATTAATCTCACCATTAAAGAGTTAGTGGATCAGGGACTTGATGTGGAGGTGCTCCGTTAA
- a CDS encoding YuzB family protein codes for MRPIIEFCANNMHFGTDEVMDQLEENPDYDVIEYGCLSNCGQCYMTPFALVNGELVITDKVEDLYNAILAKIAEADAWDELDLD; via the coding sequence ATGAGACCGATTATTGAATTTTGTGCCAATAATATGCATTTTGGCACAGATGAAGTCATGGATCAACTGGAAGAAAATCCAGACTATGATGTGATAGAATACGGCTGCCTCAGCAATTGCGGCCAATGTTACATGACTCCATTTGCATTGGTGAATGGCGAGTTAGTCATTACCGATAAAGTGGAAGATTTATATAACGCCATCTTGGCCAAAATTGCCGAAGCCGATGCCTGGGATGAGTTGGATCTCGATTAA
- a CDS encoding COX15/CtaA family protein, which produces MKHLTLFKWLTVLTCLVMFLATFGGGVVTRTESGLGCGAEWPLCNGKLVPAHTVASLIEFSHRAVSALAGLLSIASFVAFLRFGKSRRDLQLFSLLTLIFVIVQGIMGAFAVVFSQSSAVMALHFGFALIAFASSLMMALGIRQEARHGGLERLNRYPRVSKGFRNLVWFSTIYTYLVVYTGAFVSHTDSAGGCSGFPLCNGQIIPELSGGVAVAFAHRVAAVSLVIVIAILGHFAYRKHPDNTELRALGVISVVLVLLQVVIGFGLMLTMNRPEVYMFVALAHMLDIAILFGVLTYMSFLVYKLHRPVNRF; this is translated from the coding sequence TTGAAACACTTAACCTTGTTTAAATGGTTAACCGTATTAACCTGTCTTGTCATGTTTCTGGCTACATTTGGCGGAGGCGTCGTAACCCGAACGGAATCGGGGCTCGGTTGCGGAGCAGAATGGCCTTTATGTAACGGAAAACTTGTGCCTGCACATACTGTTGCCTCACTTATTGAATTTTCCCATCGCGCCGTCAGCGCACTGGCAGGACTATTGTCCATAGCCTCTTTTGTAGCATTTTTACGGTTTGGTAAATCACGCCGTGATTTGCAATTGTTTTCACTGTTAACGCTGATATTTGTTATTGTCCAGGGAATCATGGGGGCTTTTGCTGTCGTATTCTCCCAATCTTCCGCAGTCATGGCACTGCATTTCGGATTTGCCTTAATCGCTTTTGCCAGCTCCCTGATGATGGCGCTTGGTATTCGGCAGGAAGCACGCCATGGTGGATTGGAACGACTGAATCGATATCCGAGAGTCAGTAAAGGGTTCCGAAATCTGGTATGGTTTTCCACGATCTATACGTACCTCGTGGTATATACTGGAGCATTTGTGAGCCATACGGATTCTGCTGGAGGTTGTTCAGGATTTCCGCTCTGTAACGGGCAGATTATTCCTGAGCTCTCGGGAGGCGTAGCTGTTGCTTTTGCTCACCGGGTGGCGGCTGTTTCATTAGTAATCGTCATTGCAATTCTCGGCCATTTTGCGTATCGCAAACATCCGGATAACACGGAATTAAGAGCGCTTGGCGTCATTTCTGTGGTGCTGGTTTTGTTGCAAGTGGTCATTGGTTTTGGACTGATGCTCACGATGAACCGTCCGGAAGTGTATATGTTCGTGGCGCTGGCGCATATGCTTGATATTGCCATTTTGTTCGGGGTATTAACCTATATGAGTTTCTTGGTGTACAAGTTGCATCGGCCCGTTAACCGGTTCTAA